A window of the Miscanthus floridulus cultivar M001 chromosome 14, ASM1932011v1, whole genome shotgun sequence genome harbors these coding sequences:
- the LOC136504701 gene encoding calcium-dependent protein kinase 29-like has translation MGNCCVAGPSSGKRRGGNRGGGGAGGNRGGRLGGANVRSCSTLSSISNAARATATQAWTPLTVLGKGLAAEASAEELLRRYQLGEELGRGEFGVTRRCTDTSTGEVLACKSISKRMLRSSVDIEDVRREVAIMRSLPEHPNVVRLREAFEDGDTVHLVMEVCEGGELFDRIVSRGHYTERAAAGVMRTIMEVVLHCHQHGVMHRDLKPENFLYANTSENSALKVIDFGLSVCFKPGDRFSEIVGSPYYMAPEVLKRNYGQEVDIWSAGVILYILLCGVPPFWAETDEGIAQAIIRSNLDFQREPWAKVSENAKDLVRKMLDPSPYSRLTAQQVLEHPWIQNASAAPNIPLGEAVRSRLKQFTVMNKFKKKALLVVAEYLPAEELEAIRDLFHMLDTNKDGHLTIEELRKGLRLIGHNVHDTDVDMLMEAADMDGNGTLDCKEFVTVSIHLKKIRSEDHLPKVFSYFDKNGSGYIEIEELKEALSPRGDQKAIDDIILDVDKDKDGKISYEEFELMMKAGVDWRNTSRQYSRAVYNTLSRKMFKDVSLKLDINNGPLAAAVKEQQAVD, from the exons ATGGGCAACTGCTGCGTGGCCGGGCCGTCGTCAGGCAAGCGGCGGGGCGGGAAccgtggcggtggtggcgctggCGGGAACCGTGGCGGGCGCCTCGGCGGCGCCAACGTGCGGTCCTGCTCCACGCTGTCCTCCATCTCCAACGCCGCGCGCGCCACGGCGACGCAGGCGTGGACGCCGCTGACCGTGCTGGGGAAGGGCCTGGCCGCGGAGGCCAGCGCGGAGGAGCTGCTCCGGCGGTACCAGCTCGGCGAGGAGCTGGGGCGCGGCGAGTTCGGCGTGACGCGGCGGTGCACGGACACGTCCACGGGCGAGGTGCTCGCGTGCAAGTCCATCAGCAAGCGCATGCTGCGCAGCAGCGTCGACATCGAGGACGTCCGGCGGGAGGTGGCCATCATGCGGTCGCTGCCCGAGCACCCCAACGTCGTGCGCCTGCGAGAGGCATTCGAGGACGGCGACACCGTGCACCTCGTCATGGAGGTCTGCGAGGGCGGCGAGCTCTTTGACCGCATCGTCTCGCGCGGGCACTACACCGAGCGCGCGGCCGCCGGCGTCATGCGCACCATCATGGAAGTCGTCCTG CATTGCCACCAGCATGGCGTCATGCACCGGGACCTCAAGCCTGAGAACTTTCTGTATGCCAACACATCTGAGAACTCGGCTCTCAAGGTCATCGACTTTGGTCTCTCTGTGTGCTTCAAACCAG GTGACAGGTTCAGTGAGATCGTTGGATCCCCCTACTACATGGCTCCTGAAGTCCTGAAGAGGAACTATGGGCAAGAAGTAGATATATGGAGTGCAGGAGTCATCCTCTACATCTTGCTATGTGGCGTCCCACCATTCTGGGCAG AGACTGATGAGGGCATAGCACAGGCTATCATCCGGTCCAACCTCGACTTCCAGAGAGAGCCTTGGGCAAAGGTGTCTGAAAATGCAAAAGATCTTGTGAGGAAGATGCTTGATCCGAGCCCTTACTCTCGGTTAACTGCCCAGCAGGTTCTAG AACATCCTTGGATACAGAATGCCAGTGCAGCTCCCAATATCCCACTCGGAGAAGCAGTGAGGTCCAGGTTGAAGCAATTCACTGTTATGAACAAGTTCAAGAAGAAGGCTCTGCTT GTGGTGGCAGAGTACCTACCAGCCGAAGAGCTGGAAGCAATCAGGGACTTGTTTCACATGCTGGACACCAACAAGGATGGGCATCTGACAATCGAAGAACTCAGGAAGGGATTGCGATTGATCGGGCACAATGTCCATGACACAGATGTTGATATGCTCATGGAAGCT GCAGACATGGACGGCAATGGAACCCTGGACTGCAAGGAGTTTGTGACAGTCTCCATTCACCTGAAAAAAATCCGCAGCGAGGATCACCTGCCCAAGGTGTTCAGCTACTTCGACAAGAATGGGAGCGGGTACATCGAGATCGAAGAGTTGAAGGAGGCCCTCTCTCCAAGAGGTGACCAGAAGGCGATCGACGACATAATCCTAGATGTCGACAAAGACAAG GACGGGAAGATAAGCTATGAGGAGTTTGAGCTGATGATGAAAGCTGGAGTGGACTGGAGGAACACGTCGCGGCAGTACTCGAGAGCGGTTTACAACACCCTCAGCCGCAAGATGTTCAAGGATGTGTCCCTGAAGCTTGACATTAACAATGGTCCACTTGCTGCAGCCGTCAAAGAACAACAAGCGGTTGATTGA